The DNA window ATGTCGAGAAAACACCTGGGAAGCTTATTGCCGTCGGCGGCACGCAAAAATGACGCGGCTAAGGCGACGCCAAGCACGGCAAACACAGTGAAATTGCGAATCATAGATTCTCCATAAGGATTGAGGCGCGCCGCGCGAACACGGCTGCGCCGATGTATCGGCATCCGAATCTCCTCGTCTGACGTTTCGGACTTGAGACTCTCACCTCTCAATTATTGACTCGCTCGAGCTTAATCAGGATCGTGCTCGAATCGGGCTTGCTTTCCACGGCGGCCGGGCGATCGGCTTTGGCTGGCTGATCTCCGTCGAGATTGAAGCACCATTGCATCGTATCGCCATCGAGCGTGTACACTCCCTCGACCACTTCCTTGTGCTCCTCGAACTGTTTGGCCGTCTCCGCGACGTCGAGCAGTTTGGGAGTCGCGTTGGCTTCCAATCGCAACAGCCTGTTTTGCGTGGTAAAGGCATTTGCGTCGGCTGTGACGGTTAGC is part of the Pirellulales bacterium genome and encodes:
- a CDS encoding TIGR03067 domain-containing protein; the encoded protein is MNAVGRYFLSILTLLVAGTALADENADRAKVNKTELDKLQGRWKVVSLVQRGQDQDEVVKLGLVFTFKDDALTVTADANAFTTQNRLLRLEANATPKLLDVAETAKQFEEHKEVVEGVYTLDGDTMQWCFNLDGDQPAKADRPAAVESKPDSSTILIKLERVNN